From a single Lates calcarifer isolate ASB-BC8 linkage group LG12, TLL_Latcal_v3, whole genome shotgun sequence genomic region:
- the LOC108889792 gene encoding DNA damage-regulated autophagy modulator protein 2 yields MWWFQQGLCFLPAALVVWTAASFIFAYITAVVLRHVDPLVPYISDTGTMAPERCVFGIMLDVSAFLGMATVYVRYKQVEALTGEDKLRLHRLNRFGLLLGLVSSMGMCVVANFQKTTLFSMHLVGAVLTFGVGALYILVQTLISLNMQPHIHSKTIYLIRLGIGVWTLGSIISMFISSVIMYSSLPGVDVPHKLHWTPGETGYTAHLISTISEWFLAFSFISFFLTYIRDFQKITLRAEVAVQSSHLYDWSHGGVAASHHHRREVSETSPLLAGGT; encoded by the exons ATGTGGTGGTTCCAGCAGGGTCTGTGCTTCCTGCCCGCCGCTCTGGTCGTCTGGACCGCGGCGTCCTTCATCTTCGCCTATATCACAGCGGTGGTGCTGAGACATGTGGATCCTCTGGTGCCGTACATCAG TGACACAGGGACGATGGCACCAGAGAGATGTGTGTTTGGCATCATGTTGGACGTGTCAGCCTTTTtag gtatGGCGACGGTGTACGTGCGTTACAAACAGGTGGAGGCTCTGACAGGTGAGGACAAGCTTAGGCTCCACAGACTGAACCGCTTCGGGCTGCTGCTCGGCCTGGTCAGCTCCATGGGGATGTGCGTGGTCGCTAACTTCCAGAAGACCACGCTGTTCTCCATGCACCTGGTGGGGGCGGTGCTGACGTTCGGGGTTGGGGCTCTCTACATCCTGGTTCAGACGCTGATCTCGCTCAACATGCAGCCTCACATCCACAGCAAGACCATCTACCTAATCCGCCTCGGCATCGGAGTCTGGACCCTGGGCAGCATCATCAGCA TGTTCATATCATCAGTCATCATGTACAGCAGTCTGCCAGGAGTGGATGTACCTCACAAACTGCACTGGACTCCTGGAGAGACG ggTTACACGGCTCACCTCATCAGCACCATCTCTGAATGGTTTCTGGCCTTTTCCTTCATCAGCTTCTTCCTCACCTACATCAGAGATTttcag AAAATTACCTTGCGAGCAGAGGTAGCTGTGCAGAGCAGCCACCTGTACGACTGGTCACATGGAGGTGTCGCCGCTTCACATCATCACAGACGTGAAGTCTCTGAGACTTCTCCGCTACTGGCAGGAGGAACGTGA